Proteins encoded in a region of the Rutidosis leptorrhynchoides isolate AG116_Rl617_1_P2 chromosome 9, CSIRO_AGI_Rlap_v1, whole genome shotgun sequence genome:
- the LOC139868735 gene encoding transcription factor CYCLOIDEA-like, whose translation MFPTNPFSHLPSSTHVFPPSISFLDHEKHHIYNSFQVASENNFTQDLGVEGLGLEQSVDKYNNHVFGSEKIKKSVKKDHHSKIHTSKGFRDRRVRLSIEVARKFFCLQDLLGFDKASKTLDWLFNNSKISIDELVQSKKQSSSSDLVFLEKVKDGSNEVVKEHKGQKRKSSRVDEKRKNIVTRCYKSGSHVNQLRAEARARARERTREKLNIKNLDNVSKIHGNFCSSNLTLESSFWCSIESQNGFNDKIGKSIMEEDISMLYSYQHNSPGSNESSSTFVGLPKFKVAIEQAGDRATI comes from the coding sequence ATGTTTCCCACAAACCCTTTTTCACATCTTCCTTCTTCAACCCATGTCTTCCCTCCTTCCATTTCCTTTCTTGATCATGAAAAACATCATATTTACAACTCATTTCAAGTAGCTAGTGaaaacaattttactcaagatttgGGAGTTGAAGGATTAGGGTTAGAACAGTCAGTTGATAAgtacaataatcatgtttttgggtcAGAAAAGATAAAGAAATCTGTAAAGAAAGACCATCATAGCAAGATCCATACATCTAAAGGTTTTAGAGATAGAAGGGTAAGATTGTCAATTGAAGTTGCAAGAAAATTCTTTTGTCTTCAAGATTTATTAGGGTTTGATAAAgcaagcaaaacccttgattggCTTTTTAACAATTCCAAGATCTCAATTGATGAGTTGGTTCAAAGTAAGAAACAAAGCTCATCTAGTGACCTGGTTTTCTTGGAAAAGGTCAAAGATGGGTCAAATGAAGTAGTAAAAGAACATAAAGGTCAAAAAAGGAAGTCATCACGTGTTGATGAAAAAAGAAAGAATATTGTAACAAGATGTTATAAATCTGGATCTCATGTGAATCAATTAAGGGCAGAAGCAAGAGCAAGAGCTAGAGAAAGAACGAGAGAAAAATTGAATATTAAAAATCTTGATAATGTGTCCAAGATTCATGGTAATTTTTGTTCTTCAAATTTAACACTGGAGTCAAGTTTTTGGTGTTCAATTGAATCTCAAAATGGTTTTAATGATAAGATTGGGAAGTCAATTATGGAAGAAGACATTTCAATGTTGTATAGCTATCAGCACAACTCACCTGGTTCGAATGAATCGAGCTCTACATTTGTCGGTCTGCCTAAATTTAAAGTTGCGATCGAGCAAGCGGGTGATCGCGCAACAATTTAG